A genomic region of Vitreoscilla filiformis contains the following coding sequences:
- a CDS encoding nucleoside/nucleotide kinase family protein, which yields MTLFDSSLPDLPAGVLARLDDLIAQGGRRLLGLVGPPGAGKSTLALALHRARPQATCVVPMDGFHLAQSELVRLGRADRKGAPDTFDAAGFIHLLRRLRAQPQTGETVYTPEFRRDLEEPVAGALAVAPEVPVLLVEGNYLLLDDPAWVGVRPLLDACWWVAVDDTLRVERLVRRHTQFGRSVEAARAWVARSDEANARLIQTSAGRADWAVAWGT from the coding sequence ATGACGTTGTTTGATTCATCGCTTCCCGATCTTCCTGCCGGTGTGCTGGCTCGGCTGGATGACCTCATCGCGCAAGGGGGCCGTCGTTTGCTTGGGCTGGTTGGGCCACCGGGGGCGGGTAAATCCACCTTGGCACTGGCATTGCACCGGGCTCGACCGCAGGCGACGTGCGTCGTGCCGATGGATGGTTTTCATCTGGCGCAATCCGAGTTGGTGCGGCTGGGCCGCGCTGATCGCAAAGGCGCGCCGGATACCTTCGACGCTGCCGGTTTCATCCACCTGCTGCGCCGCCTGCGAGCCCAGCCGCAAACGGGCGAAACCGTTTACACCCCCGAGTTCCGGCGCGATCTGGAAGAGCCCGTGGCAGGCGCGTTGGCGGTGGCGCCTGAGGTGCCCGTGTTGCTGGTCGAAGGCAACTACCTGTTGTTGGACGACCCCGCCTGGGTCGGCGTGCGCCCGTTGCTCGACGCTTGTTGGTGGGTGGCCGTGGATGACACCTTGCGGGTCGAACGGCTGGTGCGGCGCCACACCCAATTCGGGCGCAGCGTCGAAGCCGCACGGGCGTGGGTGGCGCGCAGCGACGAAGCGAATGCGCGCCTCATCCAAACCAGCGCCGGGCGGGCGGATTGGGCCGTGGCATGGGGCACCTGA
- a CDS encoding efflux RND transporter periplasmic adaptor subunit: MRVHHRLLSFSLLLGLMGWSNPSIWAQSAASTATRAALSVSVITPLAQTWPQQLPATGTISAWQEAVISAEGAGGRLTDVLVQVGDKVKKGQLLARLATDTVQADLAQSRANLAEAQAVLAEARANAQRARELQPSGLISAQQAQQSYTVEQTAQARLAAVQARIQSDELRLAQTRVVAPDDGVISARTAVIGSFAGTGQELMRLIRRERLEWRAEVPAAELARLTPGVRATLTLPSGDTLNGTLRQVAPTVDAANRMGLVYVDLPPGSPARAGMFARGQFEFAPTAALTLPQSAVVLRDGFPLVLRVGDDGRVNAIKVRVGRRVGDRIEILAGVTPTMRLVASGGAFLSEGDKVKVVPNAASGAGR, translated from the coding sequence ATGCGAGTTCATCACCGTCTTCTTTCGTTCAGCCTCTTGCTGGGGTTGATGGGGTGGAGTAACCCCAGCATTTGGGCGCAATCAGCCGCATCCACCGCCACCCGAGCCGCCCTCAGCGTCAGCGTCATCACCCCGCTGGCCCAAACCTGGCCGCAACAACTGCCCGCCACGGGCACCATCAGCGCTTGGCAAGAGGCCGTCATCAGCGCGGAAGGCGCCGGCGGGCGGCTCACCGACGTTCTGGTGCAAGTCGGGGACAAGGTGAAAAAAGGCCAGCTCCTCGCCCGCCTCGCCACCGACACGGTTCAAGCCGACTTGGCCCAAAGCCGCGCCAACCTCGCCGAAGCCCAGGCCGTGCTCGCCGAAGCCCGCGCTAACGCCCAGCGCGCCCGTGAGTTGCAGCCCAGCGGCCTCATCAGCGCCCAGCAAGCCCAGCAGAGCTACACCGTCGAACAAACGGCTCAAGCGCGCTTGGCCGCTGTGCAGGCTCGCATCCAGTCCGACGAGCTGCGCCTGGCCCAGACCCGCGTCGTGGCGCCCGACGATGGCGTGATCTCCGCCCGCACCGCCGTCATCGGCAGTTTCGCGGGCACGGGGCAGGAGTTGATGCGCTTGATCCGGCGCGAGCGGCTCGAATGGCGCGCCGAAGTCCCCGCCGCCGAACTGGCCCGTTTGACCCCCGGCGTGCGCGCCACCCTCACCCTGCCCTCCGGCGACACCCTGAACGGCACGCTGCGCCAAGTCGCCCCGACGGTCGATGCCGCCAACCGCATGGGGTTGGTGTACGTCGATCTGCCCCCCGGCAGTCCCGCCCGGGCCGGCATGTTCGCCCGAGGTCAGTTTGAGTTCGCTCCCACCGCCGCCCTCACCCTGCCGCAAAGCGCCGTGGTGCTGCGCGACGGTTTCCCGCTCGTGCTGCGCGTAGGGGACGATGGCCGCGTCAACGCCATCAAAGTGCGCGTCGGGCGCCGGGTGGGAGATCGGATCGAAATCCTCGCCGGCGTCACCCCGACGATGCGCCTCGTCGCCAGCGGCGGCGCCTTCCTCAGCGAGGGCGACAAGGTCAAGGTCGTGCCCAACGCCGCATCGGGAGCCGGTCGATGA